The Stieleria maiorica genome includes the window CGCTGGCCCCGGGCAACCCGCTGGATCTCGGCCGCGGGCGTTTGCTGCCCACCACATCGGTCGACGAAATGTGGTGTGAACTGGCGATGTGGTACGGATTGGAGAATGACAACCAGATGGAAAGCATTCTGCCGAACATCCGCAACTTCGTCGGCAGCGGCCAGGCGGCTTATCCGCTCGGGTTCTTGGCGTAACGCTCCACGACGCGACCGCAGTTCAGCCGTAGCTGCCTTCGCCAGAAGGTGGTTCCCCGGCTTTCTCCATGCTCGCATCGAGCGTCGCGACGCCGACGTGGTGTTGTCCAGCGAGGCCGTGGCGATCCGGGAATCTCTCCGACAGGGGTTCAGTCCAGCGTGTCATCCGGCAATGGCTCGTTGCCGTTGGGCGTGACCAGCGCGGCGAAGGTCCTGGGCGGGAGGTCGTTGGGCAGGAAGTGGCCGCGGCCGTCGACGGTGGCCATGGTGGCGCCGCTGGACATTCTGCCCCCCGGTTCAATCCCGACGGTTCCGTTGATCACGCCTTGCATCGCCGTGTAGTCCAGGTCGACCGGTTCGGCCCAGCCGCCGATCGCGCGGTTGATCGGTGGCGCGCCCGCGATCACCAGAATGGTCTGCGACGCATTGTCTTGGATCTTGTCGGGCGCGAGCGGGCCGGTCGGAGGAAAGAGCGTTCCCGGCCCGGTGATCAAATAGTATCCCGATTGGGTTCCGGCGCGATTGGTATCGTTGGGGTGAATGTACACGGACGGCATCGCGTAACTCGCTTGCAGGTTCAGTTCGTGATCCCAAGGCTTGCTGAGGTCGAACTGGTCGTACAGATCCTGTTCGCCAAGGTAGGGCAAGATCAGGACACGCCAGGAATGCATCGGCAGGCCGGCGCTGTCGCGAAGGGTTGCCGGCGGATAGGTCCCGTAATCTGCCGCGTACGCGTTCAGTGCCGTGGCGATGCTTTCCAAGTTTTTGATCGACGCGTTCTGTAGACGGATTTCGGCCAGCCGTGACACGCTGGCACCGCCGAACCGGATGGCGGCAAACGCGATGCAGACCAGCATGGTCAGCACTACGCCGGCGGCAATCATTACCCCCAGCGGTCGTTTGCGTTCGCCCAGGTTCTTGGTCGGCGTTGAGGCGGCGAAGTCGGGCAGATGGATGGGGGCGCCGCACGAAAAGCATTCGCCGGACTTTCCACTGTATTGGTCTTCAACCTGAGTTTGCGCGTGGCAATGCGGGCAGGTAAACAGGTAGGGCATGAATGGTCAAACGCCTTGCGAGACGTGGAGTGCATGGTGATGATTGGCAGCGTGTCCGGGAAGCGAACGTTCGAAGCTCAGGGGCACGAGCGATTCATTTTAGAGGACAAGACATTGAAAGTGGTGTTGCAGCGGGTCAGCGAGGCAAGCGTTTCGGTCGCCGGGGAGGTC containing:
- a CDS encoding DUF1559 family PulG-like putative transporter, with the protein product MPYLFTCPHCHAQTQVEDQYSGKSGECFSCGAPIHLPDFAASTPTKNLGERKRPLGVMIAAGVVLTMLVCIAFAAIRFGGASVSRLAEIRLQNASIKNLESIATALNAYAADYGTYPPATLRDSAGLPMHSWRVLILPYLGEQDLYDQFDLSKPWDHELNLQASYAMPSVYIHPNDTNRAGTQSGYYLITGPGTLFPPTGPLAPDKIQDNASQTILVIAGAPPINRAIGGWAEPVDLDYTAMQGVINGTVGIEPGGRMSSGATMATVDGRGHFLPNDLPPRTFAALVTPNGNEPLPDDTLD